One region of Flavobacterium pisciphilum genomic DNA includes:
- a CDS encoding LacI family DNA-binding transcriptional regulator, producing MNDTRLIDIATALGISVTTVSKALKGYTDISDTTRARVLEMVAIMNYKPNANAVNLRTNETKTLGVVIPTMVHHFFSSVLNGIIDEAENRGYLVIILQSNEKYELEKKQITLLQQKRVDGILISLSNETDDFSHINDAIKKNTPVVLFDKIAKLVDCSKVIINDRKAAYDAVTYLINKGYKKIAHFRGSYTPQNSIDRFLGYKKALEDHNIPYDPSLVYLCDHNSDFEDGYANAQKLVEEHKDVDAVFAITDLVAIGIIKYLNDMQIKIPEQIAVFGFSNWFMSTVISPKLTTIDQPGYDIGQRAAAILINEIAQIKERLPVTHETIELPTLIIERESTMR from the coding sequence ATGAATGATACCAGACTTATAGACATTGCGACTGCTTTAGGAATATCCGTTACAACTGTTTCGAAAGCATTAAAGGGCTATACTGATATTAGCGATACTACCAGAGCAAGAGTTCTTGAAATGGTCGCTATTATGAATTACAAGCCCAATGCTAATGCAGTAAACCTTAGGACAAACGAAACCAAAACTCTTGGAGTTGTTATTCCTACAATGGTTCATCATTTCTTTTCGAGTGTTTTAAATGGTATTATAGATGAAGCTGAAAACAGGGGGTATCTTGTGATTATTTTACAATCTAATGAAAAATATGAACTTGAAAAAAAGCAGATTACCTTGTTACAACAAAAAAGAGTAGATGGAATTTTAATTTCATTGTCTAACGAAACGGATGATTTCTCTCATATTAACGATGCTATAAAAAAGAATACTCCTGTAGTATTGTTTGATAAAATAGCCAAGCTTGTCGATTGCTCGAAAGTGATTATAAATGACCGTAAAGCTGCTTACGATGCAGTAACTTATCTAATAAATAAAGGGTATAAAAAAATTGCTCATTTTAGAGGTTCTTATACTCCTCAAAATTCTATTGATCGTTTTCTTGGATACAAAAAAGCTCTTGAGGATCATAATATTCCTTACGACCCTTCTCTAGTTTATTTGTGTGATCACAATTCTGATTTTGAAGATGGTTACGCCAATGCGCAAAAACTAGTTGAGGAACATAAGGATGTAGATGCTGTTTTTGCTATCACAGATTTAGTAGCTATTGGTATTATTAAATACCTTAACGATATGCAGATTAAGATTCCTGAGCAAATTGCTGTTTTTGGTTTTAGCAATTGGTTTATGTCTACTGTAATTTCTCCGAAGCTAACCACTATTGACCAACCTGGTTATGATATTGGTCAACGGGCAGCTGCTATATTAATAAATGAAATTGCTCAAATTAAGGAACGTCTTCCGGTTACACATGAAACCATCGAACTTCCAACACTTATTATCGAGAGAGAATCAACGATGAGATAA
- a CDS encoding TonB-dependent receptor: MKQFNSNTITSFWMLLLFIIPAMVFSQEKGSVSGQVFDENGQTAPGANIVIQGSSIGVSSDVDGGFTLLNLSGGTYIILVTNIGYKSTQKSVVLKDGENIKLDFHLEAESQSLKEVVVTGSSNPRSKLESSIAITTLGAKAIENRAPISTADILQTIPGFVVETSGGEVGNNLFARGIPSAGAYEYVQIQEDGLAVFEDGALQFANADNWYRLDETVSKMEAVRGGSASIFASNAPGGIVNFISKTGQNEFQGKAKLTVGDYGLFRTDLNLSGALVKDKLFFNVGGFYRADDGIRKTGFTANKGGQVKMNLTYKFDDGGYLRLNYKKLDDRNTFYLPIPLKSNNGKVEGVSGFDPNYGTLTSANFSRLSVPQYGGGTFKADLEDGVHPVVNAIGAEFKKKIAEKVTLKNAFRNTKIDLNYNAIYSSGGPWTQAGYATDVQNLAPANTGDLSYTYVDNNTALNPNALIMRADHWYINKQMDNFANNLSFNFDLKPVNLTVGYYYSNWKSNQYWNWSNYLVDVTDNPRLVNVNNTASGVAHTWNGIERITWLERDAQTKGKLNDFYVDAEIEATDKLTFNAGLRYDKNIYSGYRDNARFGAENLGVLDNNTADDAVTTIQGNPYTYWRYDVSEISYTAAGNYKFNDNMASYLRYSHGFRSPIEESFYDNAKDLSKLKNTFVNQLELGYKYANSFLSVNANLFHMNLKNVAFTDILADGSSENKFADINNLGLEVETNLRYSIARLNFNFTVQNPKYDNFTGQNADGSTFDFNGNTARRIPKFFCTIRPEVDITKRLAGYVQYTYFDKKYTNQDNKQVLPAFKEVGAGLSYVVNNLRFAVDGTNLFNEIGLTEGNPRQSTSDTDVFLARPILGRAFRFSVAINF; this comes from the coding sequence ATGAAACAGTTTAATTCAAACACAATAACATCGTTTTGGATGTTGTTGTTATTTATCATTCCAGCAATGGTTTTTTCACAAGAAAAAGGCAGTGTATCTGGACAAGTATTTGATGAAAATGGGCAAACAGCTCCAGGAGCAAATATTGTTATTCAAGGCTCTTCAATAGGGGTAAGCTCAGATGTAGATGGAGGATTTACACTTCTTAATCTTTCAGGAGGGACTTACATTATTCTTGTTACAAATATTGGATATAAATCAACTCAAAAGAGTGTTGTCCTTAAAGATGGGGAAAACATAAAGCTTGATTTTCATTTAGAGGCAGAATCTCAAAGTTTAAAGGAAGTAGTTGTTACAGGTTCATCAAATCCAAGGTCAAAATTAGAGTCAAGTATTGCAATTACTACTTTGGGAGCAAAGGCTATTGAGAATAGAGCTCCTATTAGTACGGCAGATATTCTTCAGACTATTCCGGGGTTTGTGGTTGAAACATCGGGTGGAGAAGTAGGGAATAACCTTTTTGCGAGAGGAATTCCATCAGCAGGAGCTTATGAATATGTGCAAATTCAAGAAGATGGTTTAGCAGTTTTTGAAGATGGAGCTTTGCAGTTTGCAAATGCAGATAACTGGTACAGACTAGATGAAACGGTGAGCAAAATGGAAGCAGTTCGAGGAGGTTCAGCATCAATTTTTGCATCAAATGCTCCAGGAGGAATTGTCAATTTTATTTCGAAAACAGGACAGAATGAATTTCAAGGAAAAGCAAAATTGACTGTTGGAGATTATGGTTTATTCCGTACCGATCTTAACTTAAGTGGTGCATTGGTTAAAGATAAATTGTTTTTTAATGTAGGAGGATTTTATAGAGCCGATGACGGAATTAGAAAAACAGGTTTTACTGCAAATAAAGGGGGGCAAGTAAAAATGAATCTTACCTATAAGTTTGATGATGGAGGATATTTGAGATTAAATTACAAAAAATTAGATGATAGAAACACCTTCTATTTACCAATTCCATTAAAAAGTAATAATGGAAAGGTAGAAGGCGTAAGTGGTTTTGATCCAAATTACGGAACGCTTACTTCTGCAAATTTCTCTCGTTTGAGTGTGCCACAATATGGAGGAGGAACTTTTAAAGCTGATTTAGAAGATGGAGTACATCCAGTTGTAAATGCTATAGGAGCTGAATTTAAAAAGAAAATAGCCGAAAAAGTTACTTTAAAGAATGCATTCAGAAACACAAAAATAGATTTGAATTACAATGCAATTTATAGTAGTGGCGGACCGTGGACACAAGCAGGTTATGCAACAGATGTACAAAACTTAGCTCCAGCAAATACAGGAGATTTAAGTTATACTTATGTAGATAATAATACAGCCTTAAATCCAAATGCATTGATTATGAGAGCAGATCATTGGTACATAAATAAACAAATGGATAATTTCGCCAACAATTTGTCTTTTAACTTCGATTTAAAACCTGTTAATCTTACAGTTGGATATTATTATTCTAATTGGAAATCAAATCAATACTGGAATTGGAGTAATTATCTAGTAGATGTTACTGATAATCCAAGATTGGTAAATGTAAACAATACCGCAAGTGGGGTAGCCCATACTTGGAACGGAATAGAAAGAATTACATGGTTAGAAAGAGATGCACAAACAAAAGGGAAACTAAACGATTTTTATGTGGATGCTGAAATCGAAGCAACAGATAAACTAACATTTAATGCAGGTTTGAGATACGACAAAAATATATATTCAGGATATAGAGATAATGCACGTTTTGGAGCTGAAAATTTAGGAGTTTTAGATAATAACACAGCAGATGATGCAGTAACTACAATTCAAGGAAATCCATATACGTATTGGAGATATGATGTAAGTGAGATTTCGTATACAGCTGCAGGAAATTATAAGTTCAATGATAATATGGCCTCTTATTTAAGATATAGCCACGGTTTTAGATCACCAATCGAGGAGTCATTTTATGACAATGCTAAAGATTTAAGCAAACTAAAAAATACTTTCGTAAATCAATTAGAGCTAGGTTATAAATATGCCAACTCATTCCTTTCTGTGAATGCCAACTTATTTCACATGAATTTAAAGAATGTAGCCTTTACGGATATATTAGCGGATGGATCATCTGAAAATAAATTCGCGGATATAAACAATCTAGGATTAGAAGTAGAAACGAATCTAAGATATAGTATAGCGAGACTGAATTTTAACTTCACAGTTCAAAATCCAAAGTATGATAATTTTACAGGTCAAAATGCCGATGGAAGCACTTTCGATTTTAACGGAAATACAGCCCGTAGAATACCTAAATTCTTCTGTACGATAAGACCAGAAGTGGATATAACCAAAAGATTAGCAGGGTATGTTCAGTATACTTATTTTGATAAAAAATATACAAATCAGGATAATAAGCAAGTTTTGCCAGCTTTTAAAGAAGTTGGAGCAGGTTTAAGCTATGTAGTTAATAATTTAAGATTTGCTGTAGATGGGACTAATTTATTCAATGAAATTGGCTTAACAGAAGGAAATCCAAGACAATCAACATCAGATACAGATGTGTTTTTAGCAAGACCAATTTTGGGGCGTGCATTCAGATTTTCAGTAGCAATCAACTTTTAG
- a CDS encoding MFS transporter, with translation MKKAGITAVLYLNYFVFAILLNSVGIVILKSQKNYGVNELQASILEAFKDLPIAIVSFLIASFLPRIGYKKAMLIGLGLVTFACIAMFYGNSFNYAKLLFATVGVSFALIKVSVYSLIGTVTENQKEHNALMSSVEGVFMIGIALAYFLFPAFNTETNPDSWLNVYWFLALLTLLSFGFLFFIKIEKPVEIPGANLADDFVQMIKLMAKSLVIVFVVSAFLFVMIEQGIMSWLPTFNDKVLHLSENNSIMMASILAISLAIGRILAGEITKKINWIWVLSFCIICAMLIVVFVLPKAVGLEVKTIHSFRDIPLIGFAFPLVGLFIAPIYPLLNSVILSALPKKLHSSMTGLIVVFSALGGTIGSRIIGWLFQNQGPQNAFYYTLIPMSLLLVSFFILKKITTKNEI, from the coding sequence ATGAAAAAAGCAGGAATAACAGCAGTATTATATCTCAATTACTTTGTGTTTGCAATATTGCTGAATAGTGTTGGGATTGTAATTTTGAAATCACAAAAAAATTATGGTGTAAATGAATTACAGGCTAGTATTCTAGAAGCTTTTAAGGATTTACCCATTGCAATAGTGTCTTTTTTAATAGCCTCTTTTTTGCCAAGAATAGGATATAAAAAAGCAATGCTTATCGGTTTAGGGTTGGTAACTTTTGCCTGTATTGCTATGTTTTATGGCAATTCGTTTAATTATGCCAAATTGCTTTTTGCAACCGTTGGAGTTTCTTTTGCACTAATAAAAGTATCAGTTTACTCGCTTATAGGTACAGTAACCGAAAATCAAAAAGAACACAATGCATTAATGAGTAGTGTAGAAGGGGTTTTTATGATAGGAATTGCATTGGCATATTTTTTATTCCCAGCGTTTAACACAGAGACAAATCCAGATTCATGGCTTAATGTGTATTGGTTTTTGGCTTTGTTGACCTTACTATCCTTTGGCTTTTTGTTTTTTATAAAAATAGAGAAACCAGTAGAAATTCCGGGAGCAAATCTAGCTGATGATTTTGTACAAATGATTAAGCTAATGGCAAAATCGCTTGTAATTGTTTTTGTTGTTAGTGCCTTTTTATTTGTAATGATCGAGCAAGGAATCATGTCATGGCTACCAACATTTAATGATAAAGTACTTCACTTATCTGAGAACAATAGCATAATGATGGCGAGTATTCTCGCAATTTCTTTGGCAATTGGACGAATTCTGGCAGGAGAAATTACTAAGAAAATAAATTGGATTTGGGTACTGAGCTTCTGTATTATATGTGCAATGCTTATCGTGGTTTTTGTATTGCCAAAAGCGGTTGGACTAGAAGTTAAGACGATTCATTCCTTTAGAGATATTCCATTAATAGGATTTGCATTTCCACTTGTAGGATTATTTATTGCACCCATTTATCCGTTGCTTAATTCAGTTATATTAAGTGCTTTGCCTAAAAAGTTGCATAGTTCAATGACTGGACTAATTGTAGTGTTTTCTGCTTTGGGAGGAACAATAGGTTCAAGGATAATTGGTTGGTTATTCCAGAACCAAGGTCCACAAAATGCATTTTATTACACCTTGATTCCAATGTCATTACTATTGGTCTCATTCTTTATATTAAAAAAAATAACGACTAAAAATGAAATTTAA
- a CDS encoding alpha,alpha-trehalase gives MKFKLNINQTLQSLLAQEDTDGDKKITIDDKGPKSFLLEDENGNSLNVEGTYHLSNLLQELALSKKSNSEFAEINSSEIIESPVSRISRKIKNLYWKGLTRTIDGKGVAKIVEDEKIENAISYLYVPATDDVAFEYFKALEQSIPKLKVVQLAEDISSEYVLTLNKKPGILALALQQENKEIKGVPFVVPGGRFNEMYGWDSYFIAIGLLLDNEPELAIGIAENFKYQIDHYGKILNANRSYYLTRTQPPLYTSLIVAITKEAKPTKDWIAKHLHTAIKEYQTVWMEEGKRLTSNGLNRYKAEGIGLPFEVEVGHFDDVLEKYAQLYNLPLRDFEKKYLDREITDASLDAYFVHDRSMRESGHDTTNRFVDVCADLNTIDLNSLLYKYETDIAFLIETEFENRFVNEKQTTYTAEYWKEKAALRKEKINELLWDRSAGIYYDYNFVKKEPHLFDAAATFYPLWAKLCNTEQADILVKSALPKFKLKGGIAGSTKEAIEDLDANSPQRQWDYPFGWAPHQMFLWEGLLNYNYIDEAQEMIYRWLWLITRNAVDYNGTIPEKFNLETSSLKIFAEYGNVGTAFDYITEEGFGWMNASYQLGLSILKTELKAELEKLTDPDQLF, from the coding sequence ATGAAATTTAAATTAAACATAAATCAGACGCTTCAAAGTTTATTAGCCCAAGAAGATACAGATGGCGATAAAAAGATTACGATTGATGATAAAGGGCCTAAAAGTTTTTTATTAGAAGATGAAAATGGAAATTCATTGAATGTCGAGGGAACCTATCATTTATCTAATTTATTACAGGAATTAGCATTGTCTAAAAAAAGCAATTCAGAATTTGCTGAAATAAACAGTTCCGAAATAATCGAAAGCCCAGTAAGTCGAATTTCTAGAAAAATAAAGAATTTATATTGGAAAGGCTTAACGAGAACCATTGATGGCAAGGGAGTCGCTAAAATTGTAGAAGATGAAAAAATAGAAAATGCAATCTCTTATTTATATGTTCCAGCAACAGATGATGTCGCTTTTGAGTATTTTAAAGCGTTAGAGCAATCCATTCCAAAATTAAAGGTAGTTCAGTTAGCCGAAGATATTTCTTCGGAGTATGTACTCACGTTGAATAAAAAACCAGGGATTTTGGCTTTGGCATTGCAGCAAGAAAATAAAGAGATAAAAGGCGTTCCTTTTGTCGTTCCGGGAGGTAGGTTTAACGAGATGTATGGTTGGGATAGCTACTTTATTGCTATAGGGCTTTTGTTAGATAATGAACCAGAACTTGCTATTGGGATTGCAGAGAATTTTAAATATCAAATTGATCATTACGGAAAAATTCTTAATGCAAACAGAAGTTATTATTTAACCCGAACACAACCGCCATTATATACATCTCTGATTGTTGCAATTACAAAAGAAGCAAAACCAACGAAAGATTGGATTGCAAAACACCTTCATACTGCAATAAAAGAATATCAAACGGTTTGGATGGAAGAAGGAAAGCGACTTACATCAAATGGACTAAACCGATATAAAGCAGAAGGAATTGGGCTTCCGTTTGAGGTTGAGGTAGGACATTTTGATGATGTTCTTGAAAAATATGCACAGTTATACAATTTGCCATTAAGAGATTTTGAAAAAAAATATCTTGATAGAGAAATTACCGATGCTAGTCTGGATGCTTATTTTGTGCATGATCGTAGTATGAGAGAAAGCGGACATGATACCACCAATAGGTTTGTTGATGTTTGTGCAGATTTAAATACGATAGATCTAAACAGCCTACTTTATAAATACGAAACAGATATTGCTTTTTTGATTGAAACAGAGTTTGAGAATCGTTTTGTAAATGAGAAACAAACAACTTATACTGCGGAGTATTGGAAAGAGAAAGCGGCTTTAAGAAAAGAGAAAATTAATGAATTGCTTTGGGATAGGAGTGCAGGAATTTATTATGATTATAATTTTGTGAAAAAAGAACCGCATCTATTTGATGCAGCCGCAACATTCTATCCACTTTGGGCAAAATTATGTAATACTGAACAAGCAGATATTTTAGTAAAAAGCGCGTTGCCAAAATTTAAATTAAAGGGAGGAATTGCTGGAAGTACAAAAGAAGCAATAGAAGATTTAGACGCAAATTCACCACAACGACAATGGGATTACCCTTTTGGATGGGCACCGCATCAAATGTTCCTTTGGGAAGGACTATTAAACTATAATTATATAGATGAAGCCCAAGAAATGATTTATCGCTGGTTATGGCTTATTACTCGCAATGCAGTAGATTATAATGGAACTATTCCAGAGAAATTTAATTTAGAGACTAGTTCTCTTAAGATTTTTGCAGAGTATGGAAATGTTGGTACCGCATTCGATTATATAACTGAAGAAGGGTTTGGTTGGATGAACGCATCCTATCAACTAGGACTTAGTATTTTAAAGACAGAGTTAAAAGCAGAGTTAGAAAAGTTAACGGATCCAGACCAGTTGTTTTAA
- a CDS encoding AsmA-like C-terminal region-containing protein, protein MLKKVLKIAGIVIVLLIASLFALPFFFKDQIKAKISEAINESVDAKVSFVDADLSLFKNFPNANVSIEKLVIINKAPFEGDTLVSLGELNLKMSIKELFKGKDEALNIQGIDTKNGLVNIIFDKNGVGNFDIALKKDESKKDESASKPLALKIQGYKIENFTFRYFDQGSKIKMVIDSLNHEGKGDFTASKLDLTTKSTAKVSLDMDKINYMKNVSLTLDAILGIDLEKSKYTFKENKALINQLPLEFDGFIQIVKGGQQYDLKFKTPTSSFTNFLGLIPSAYSSGLDGVKTTGDFTVAGFAKGIYSDTTVPKFNIEIASNNASFKYPNLPKSVQNIVIDTRIINETGVLNDTYVNLDKLSFKIDQDVFNAKANIKNITVNPIVDAALKGTINLANLSKAYPIKMDKPLSGILKADVTTNFDMASVEKSQYQNIKNAGTMSLSGFKYTDENNKSMNISTALVQFSPTTINLKQFDATTGKSDLSINGVLENFYGFMFKKQELRGNFNMSSNQLAVDDFMTTGEPAPAKAEADSKAKGKPAEAMKIPAFLNCTLTAKANTVLYDNLKLKDVSGKIIVKDEKATLENFKTSIFGGTIALNGAVSTKAKVPTFDMNLGFNQVDIAQSFTQLDMLKKIAPIAGIINGKINSTIKLNGNLNATELTPDLKSISGDLLGQLLSTTVNAKNSTVLNALTSNIKFLDINKLNLNDLKVGLTFDNGKVNVKPFDIKYQDIKATIGGTHGFDQTMNYNIKLDVPAKYLGSEANAFLAKMSPADAAKLQSIPINALLTGNFSNPKVSTDMKSAVTNLTTQLVNQQKEKLTKQGTTALTDLINKNTKSKDTTKAATNKEKTTEQVNKAADLLNGLFKKKKKEEPATTP, encoded by the coding sequence ATGCTAAAGAAAGTTCTGAAAATCGCAGGAATAGTAATCGTTTTACTGATTGCATCGTTGTTTGCCCTTCCGTTTTTTTTTAAAGATCAGATCAAAGCCAAAATATCCGAAGCTATCAATGAAAGCGTTGACGCCAAAGTTAGTTTTGTCGATGCCGATTTGAGTTTATTTAAAAACTTCCCGAATGCTAACGTTTCTATAGAGAAATTAGTGATTATAAACAAAGCTCCTTTTGAAGGGGATACTTTGGTTTCATTAGGCGAATTAAATTTAAAGATGAGTATCAAAGAACTTTTCAAAGGAAAAGATGAAGCTTTAAATATTCAAGGAATTGACACTAAAAATGGATTAGTCAATATTATATTTGATAAAAACGGTGTTGGAAATTTTGATATTGCACTAAAAAAGGACGAATCAAAAAAAGACGAATCAGCCAGCAAGCCACTTGCTCTAAAAATCCAAGGTTATAAAATTGAAAATTTCACTTTTAGATATTTTGACCAAGGTTCAAAAATAAAAATGGTTATCGATAGCTTGAACCATGAAGGGAAAGGTGATTTTACAGCTTCCAAGTTAGATTTAACTACAAAATCGACTGCCAAAGTATCTTTGGACATGGATAAAATAAATTACATGAAAAATGTATCGCTAACTCTTGATGCTATTTTAGGCATCGATTTAGAAAAAAGCAAGTATACATTTAAAGAAAACAAAGCTTTAATTAATCAGTTACCACTAGAATTTGATGGTTTCATTCAAATAGTTAAAGGTGGTCAACAATATGATTTAAAATTTAAAACACCTACCTCATCATTTACAAATTTCTTAGGTTTAATTCCATCAGCCTATTCTTCTGGATTAGATGGTGTAAAAACTACTGGAGATTTTACTGTTGCAGGATTTGCCAAAGGAATATATTCAGACACTACTGTTCCTAAATTCAATATTGAGATTGCATCTAACAATGCTTCATTTAAATATCCAAACTTACCAAAATCAGTTCAGAACATTGTCATCGATACTAGAATCATAAACGAAACTGGTGTCTTAAATGATACTTATGTAAACTTGGACAAACTTTCGTTTAAAATTGATCAGGATGTTTTTAATGCTAAAGCAAACATCAAGAACATTACTGTAAATCCTATTGTAGATGCTGCATTAAAAGGAACTATTAACTTAGCTAACCTTTCTAAAGCTTATCCTATAAAAATGGACAAACCTTTGTCTGGTATTCTAAAAGCTGATGTAACTACTAATTTCGATATGGCTTCAGTAGAAAAAAGTCAATATCAAAATATTAAAAATGCTGGTACAATGAGCTTGTCTGGATTTAAATACACAGATGAGAATAACAAATCAATGAACATCAGTACTGCATTGGTTCAGTTTAGTCCAACTACAATCAACTTAAAACAATTTGATGCAACAACTGGGAAAAGTGATTTAAGCATCAATGGTGTTCTTGAAAATTTCTATGGTTTTATGTTTAAAAAACAAGAACTAAGAGGAAATTTCAACATGAGTTCAAACCAATTGGCTGTTGATGACTTTATGACTACTGGAGAGCCTGCACCAGCTAAAGCTGAAGCAGATTCTAAAGCTAAAGGCAAACCAGCTGAAGCAATGAAAATCCCTGCTTTCTTAAATTGTACATTAACAGCAAAAGCAAATACTGTTTTATATGATAATTTAAAACTAAAAGATGTTTCTGGGAAGATAATTGTAAAAGACGAAAAAGCAACTTTAGAGAACTTCAAAACATCTATTTTTGGAGGTACAATTGCCTTAAACGGAGCTGTTTCTACAAAAGCCAAAGTACCTACTTTTGATATGAATTTAGGATTCAACCAAGTAGATATTGCACAATCGTTTACGCAATTAGACATGTTGAAAAAGATTGCTCCAATAGCAGGAATTATCAATGGTAAAATAAATTCAACGATAAAACTTAACGGAAATCTTAATGCTACCGAATTAACTCCTGACTTAAAATCTATATCAGGTGATTTATTAGGTCAATTACTTTCTACGACTGTAAATGCTAAGAACTCGACTGTTTTAAATGCTTTAACTTCTAATATTAAATTTCTTGATATTAATAAGCTAAACTTAAATGACTTGAAAGTAGGTCTTACATTTGACAATGGTAAAGTAAACGTTAAACCATTTGACATAAAGTACCAAGACATAAAAGCTACAATTGGTGGAACACATGGTTTTGACCAAACGATGAACTACAACATAAAACTAGATGTTCCAGCAAAATACCTTGGATCTGAAGCAAATGCTTTTTTAGCTAAAATGTCTCCTGCTGATGCAGCAAAACTGCAAAGCATTCCGATTAATGCATTATTGACGGGGAATTTTTCTAATCCAAAAGTTTCTACCGATATGAAAAGTGCTGTTACTAACTTAACTACACAATTGGTTAATCAACAAAAAGAGAAACTGACTAAACAAGGTACAACTGCTTTAACTGATTTGATTAATAAAAACACCAAATCAAAAGATACTACAAAAGCAGCTACCAATAAAGAAAAAACTACCGAACAGGTAAACAAAGCTGCTGATTTATTAAACGGTTTGTTTAAGAAAAAGAAAAAAGAAGAGCCTGCAACGACTCCATAA